One window from the genome of Bartonella sp. WD16.2 encodes:
- a CDS encoding invasion associated locus B family protein, translated as MIRNRKYIAGLLFVLVFLGKAVSFANEEDSIYTVHPPQLSVPSGKPGEIRRIIMQFHYWTLICDENKTVKQGICNVTQTIYNDKEGNKVFSWSLVSTKGGQPVMLLRTLPNANTNVPIQVFMEGVKKPLLISYKQCNKEICLAQYPIGPVLMEQISKSSNVRISYQLKEGKTLSFVTPFKGLSEALFSLQ; from the coding sequence ATGATAAGAAACCGGAAATATATTGCAGGTCTTTTGTTTGTTCTTGTTTTTTTAGGAAAGGCTGTAAGCTTTGCTAATGAGGAAGACAGTATTTATACAGTGCATCCACCGCAATTATCAGTGCCCAGTGGAAAACCTGGAGAAATACGCCGAATTATTATGCAATTTCATTATTGGACATTAATTTGCGATGAAAACAAAACAGTTAAACAAGGTATCTGTAATGTAACTCAGACAATCTATAATGATAAAGAAGGCAACAAGGTCTTTAGCTGGTCTCTTGTTTCTACAAAAGGTGGACAACCGGTTATGTTGTTACGAACATTACCAAACGCTAACACAAATGTTCCTATTCAAGTGTTTATGGAAGGTGTTAAAAAACCGCTTCTTATTAGTTATAAGCAGTGTAATAAAGAAATCTGTTTAGCACAATATCCCATAGGGCCAGTTTTAATGGAACAAATAAGCAAGAGTAGCAATGTGCGCATTTCTTATCAGCTTAAAGAGGGAAAAACGCTTTCCTTTGTAACGCCATTTAAGGGGTTGAGTGAAGCGCTTTTCTCTTTGCAATAA
- a CDS encoding RlmE family RNA methyltransferase, whose protein sequence is MKKTIKTSTGGRGGAGSHELYQRVKKKAGTIKASSRRWLERHLNDPYVHQSKVDGYRSRAAYKLIEINERYEILKKGQKIIDLGAAPGGWCQVAARMVGSNDQRPSVVGIDYLHVDPLPGVVMLEMDFFHENAPQQLISALGAKPDVVLSDMAAPTTGHRQTDHLRTVYLCESAADFAISVLKPGGHFLAKTFQGGAENTLLTKLKQNFKTIHHVKPPASRSESVELYLVALKLKEKAETQ, encoded by the coding sequence ATGAAAAAAACTATAAAAACATCGACAGGTGGACGTGGTGGTGCAGGGTCGCATGAATTATATCAGCGAGTCAAAAAAAAAGCAGGAACCATTAAAGCGTCATCACGGCGATGGTTAGAAAGGCATTTGAATGACCCTTATGTTCATCAGTCAAAAGTGGATGGTTATCGTTCACGTGCTGCTTATAAATTGATCGAAATTAATGAACGTTATGAAATACTCAAAAAAGGTCAAAAAATTATTGATTTAGGAGCAGCGCCTGGGGGGTGGTGTCAGGTGGCAGCACGTATGGTTGGGTCAAATGATCAACGGCCTAGTGTAGTTGGTATTGATTACTTACACGTAGATCCACTACCTGGAGTTGTAATGTTAGAAATGGATTTTTTTCATGAAAATGCACCACAACAATTGATAAGTGCTTTAGGGGCAAAACCAGATGTAGTCCTTTCTGATATGGCAGCGCCAACAACAGGTCATCGTCAGACAGATCATTTGAGGACAGTTTATTTATGTGAATCTGCTGCTGATTTTGCGATTTCAGTTCTCAAACCCGGTGGGCATTTTTTAGCAAAAACTTTTCAAGGAGGGGCAGAAAACACTCTTCTTACGAAATTGAAACAGAATTTTAAAACAATCCATCATGTTAAACCACCTGCAAGTCGTTCTGAATCAGTTGAGCTGTATCTTGTAGCTCTTAAATTGAAAGAAAAAGCTGAAACACAATAA
- the obgE gene encoding GTPase ObgE produces the protein MKFLDQAKVYVRSGNGGAGAVSFRREKFIEFGGPDGGNGGRGGDVWVTVVDGLNTLIDYRYQQHFRAKTGGHGKGRNMTGEKGEDVVLKVPVGTQIFAEDNKTLICDLTEVGQRYCLAKGGNGGFGNLHFATSTNRAPRHANPGLSGEEHTLWLRLKLIADGGVIGLPNAGKSTFLASVTAAKPKIASYPFTTLYPYLGVVRIDDSEFILADIPGLIEGAHKGVGIGDRFLGHVERCRVLIHLISVQEEDVVKAYQIIRTELEAYGNSLSDKNEIVALSKIDTLSIEECKAKQEMLQKAIGKSVMMFSAVSHEGLNNVLRVVAHMIEMEHKSNISKDKQG, from the coding sequence ATGAAATTTCTTGATCAGGCCAAAGTTTATGTTCGTTCTGGTAATGGTGGAGCAGGAGCAGTATCATTTCGTCGTGAAAAATTTATAGAATTTGGAGGTCCCGATGGGGGTAATGGGGGGCGTGGAGGTGACGTTTGGGTTACTGTTGTTGATGGGCTCAACACATTAATTGATTATCGCTATCAGCAGCATTTTAGAGCAAAAACGGGTGGGCATGGTAAAGGGCGTAATATGACGGGCGAAAAAGGTGAAGATGTTGTCCTTAAAGTACCGGTTGGAACACAAATTTTTGCAGAAGATAATAAGACGCTGATTTGTGATTTAACAGAAGTTGGTCAACGGTACTGTCTTGCAAAAGGAGGCAACGGCGGTTTTGGTAATCTTCATTTTGCTACATCTACAAACAGGGCGCCCCGCCATGCAAATCCTGGTTTGAGTGGAGAAGAGCATACATTGTGGCTGCGCTTGAAACTGATTGCTGATGGAGGGGTGATTGGTTTGCCAAATGCTGGAAAATCAACCTTTTTAGCGTCAGTAACAGCTGCAAAACCAAAAATTGCGAGTTATCCTTTTACCACGCTGTATCCTTATCTGGGTGTTGTGCGTATTGATGATAGTGAGTTTATTTTGGCTGATATTCCTGGCTTAATTGAAGGAGCGCATAAAGGTGTGGGAATTGGTGACCGTTTTTTAGGGCATGTAGAACGGTGCCGTGTTTTAATTCATTTAATTTCTGTTCAAGAAGAAGATGTGGTCAAGGCGTACCAAATTATTCGTACTGAACTTGAGGCGTATGGAAATAGTTTAAGCGATAAGAATGAAATTGTCGCTTTAAGCAAGATAGATACTCTTTCTATTGAGGAGTGTAAGGCTAAACAAGAGATGTTGCAAAAGGCGATTGGTAAATCTGTTATGATGTTTTCTGCGGTTAGTCATGAAGGTTTAAACAATGTGTTACGTGTTGTCGCTCACATGATTGAAATGGAACATAAAAGCAATATTAGTAAAGATAAGCAGGGTTAA
- the proB gene encoding glutamate 5-kinase translates to MAVELQKLEQYKRIVIKVGSALLVDPQIGLRVEWLQSLISDIVVLHQKGVEILLVSSGAIALGRTLLHLPNSALKLEESQACAALGQIELAKAYTDILAPHGLRTGQILLTLFDTEERRRYLNARATINTLLRFRAIPVINENDTIATSEIRYGDNDRLAARVATMMGCDLLILLSDIDGLYTQSPHLNPNAEFVPFIASITSDIEKMAGGSDSLLSRGGMKTKLDAGKIANSSGTAMVITSGKRMNPLSALDQGERSSFFAPSKKPVNAWKTWISGNLDPSGILTIDQGAVNALKSGKSLLAAGVVAVKGVFSRGDTVAIVDENGIEIARGLVSYDKDEAESIIGRKNEEIEHILGYESRSAMVHRNDMIVRNLAGFS, encoded by the coding sequence ATGGCGGTTGAATTGCAAAAACTTGAGCAATATAAGCGCATTGTAATTAAAGTTGGTTCTGCACTTTTAGTTGATCCCCAAATAGGTTTACGTGTTGAATGGCTTCAAAGTTTGATAAGTGATATTGTTGTATTACACCAAAAGGGAGTTGAAATTTTATTGGTATCTTCTGGTGCTATTGCTTTAGGACGGACATTATTACATCTTCCTAACAGTGCTTTAAAATTAGAAGAAAGCCAGGCATGTGCTGCTTTGGGGCAAATTGAACTTGCCAAGGCTTATACTGATATTCTTGCTCCACATGGATTGAGAACAGGCCAAATTTTGCTGACATTATTTGATACAGAAGAACGTCGGCGTTATCTCAATGCACGTGCTACGATTAATACACTTTTACGCTTTAGAGCAATACCTGTTATTAATGAAAACGATACTATAGCAACCAGCGAAATTCGTTATGGTGATAATGATCGTTTAGCAGCACGTGTCGCAACTATGATGGGTTGTGATCTTTTAATACTTTTATCAGATATTGACGGTCTTTATACACAATCACCTCATCTCAATCCAAACGCTGAATTTGTTCCTTTTATTGCATCCATTACAAGTGATATTGAGAAAATGGCAGGTGGTTCTGATTCACTTCTTTCTCGGGGTGGAATGAAAACGAAACTTGACGCTGGAAAAATAGCTAATTCTTCTGGAACGGCTATGGTCATTACTTCGGGAAAGCGTATGAATCCTCTTTCTGCGCTTGACCAAGGAGAACGTAGCAGTTTTTTTGCTCCAAGTAAAAAACCAGTCAATGCATGGAAAACATGGATTTCCGGTAATTTAGATCCATCTGGTATTTTAACTATTGATCAAGGAGCTGTGAATGCCCTTAAATCTGGGAAATCATTATTGGCTGCGGGGGTTGTAGCGGTTAAAGGAGTGTTTTCTCGTGGAGATACAGTCGCAATTGTTGATGAAAATGGAATTGAGATTGCTCGCGGTCTTGTAAGCTATGACAAAGATGAAGCAGAAAGCATTATAGGGCGTAAAAATGAAGAAATAGAGCATATTCTCGGGTATGAGTCGCGCTCTGCTATGGTACATCGTAATGATATGATTGTACGTAATTTAGCTGGTTTTTCTTAA
- a CDS encoding glutamate-5-semialdehyde dehydrogenase — protein sequence MTLKEEMKAMGQRARNAASKLAILSAEQKKNALEMIALSLEAQSSEILRANSQDLANAAQNNLKPAMIDRLKLDELRLRTIIDSVRQIAYFPDPIGQMISEWTRPNGLHIRRIRTPLGVIGIIYESRPNVTIDASALCLKSGNAAILRGGSDSFHSAYALYLALVKGLEKAGLPKDIIQMVETTDRAAVGEMLKGLDGTIDVIIPRGGKNLIARIQSDARVPIFAHLEGLCHIYIDKSANLDMARDIVLNAKLRRTGVCGAVETVLIDRQALNKFLPILTALQEKGCEIRATEDIVSMMPEIKLADEEDWSYEYLDAILSVKTVDSVDGAIEHIKRYSSGHTESIIAEDMRAVEVFFKHLDSAILLHNASTQFADGGEFGFGAEIGIATGKIHARGPIGIEQLTSFQYQITGNGQVRP from the coding sequence ATGACTTTAAAAGAAGAGATGAAAGCCATGGGGCAAAGAGCGCGTAATGCTGCTTCAAAGCTTGCAATTCTTTCTGCTGAACAAAAAAAAAATGCGTTGGAAATGATAGCTCTGAGTTTGGAGGCTCAGTCAAGTGAGATTTTACGTGCTAATAGTCAAGATTTAGCAAATGCAGCTCAAAACAATTTGAAGCCAGCGATGATTGATCGACTAAAGTTAGATGAATTACGTTTGCGCACAATAATAGACAGTGTCAGACAGATTGCATATTTTCCTGATCCTATCGGACAAATGATAAGCGAATGGACACGCCCCAATGGGTTACATATACGCCGTATACGAACACCACTTGGTGTGATTGGTATTATTTATGAAAGTCGACCAAATGTTACAATTGATGCAAGTGCTTTATGCTTAAAATCTGGAAATGCTGCAATTTTGCGTGGCGGTTCAGATAGTTTTCATTCTGCATATGCTCTCTATTTAGCGCTGGTAAAAGGGTTAGAGAAAGCTGGCTTACCTAAAGACATTATTCAAATGGTTGAAACTACAGATCGTGCTGCTGTTGGAGAAATGCTCAAGGGATTGGATGGTACAATTGATGTTATTATACCTCGTGGTGGAAAAAATCTCATTGCACGTATTCAATCTGATGCGCGTGTTCCTATTTTTGCACATTTAGAGGGTCTTTGTCATATTTATATTGATAAATCAGCAAATTTAGACATGGCGCGTGATATTGTGTTAAATGCAAAGTTGCGACGTACAGGTGTGTGTGGAGCTGTTGAAACAGTTTTAATTGACCGTCAGGCATTAAACAAATTTCTTCCTATTCTTACTGCTTTACAGGAAAAAGGGTGTGAAATTCGTGCGACAGAAGATATTGTTTCAATGATGCCAGAAATCAAATTAGCGGATGAGGAAGATTGGTCTTATGAATATCTTGATGCAATTCTTTCTGTCAAAACAGTTGATAGTGTAGATGGAGCCATTGAGCATATTAAACGTTATTCATCAGGACATACTGAATCAATTATTGCTGAGGATATGAGAGCGGTGGAAGTATTTTTTAAGCATTTAGATTCAGCTATTTTACTTCATAATGCATCAACACAATTTGCAGATGGAGGTGAATTCGGTTTTGGAGCAGAGATTGGAATCGCGACAGGAAAAATACATGCACGTGGACCAATTGGTATTGAACAATTGACGTCATTTCAATATCAAATTACAGGAAATGGGCAGGTTAGACCTTGA
- a CDS encoding nicotinate-nucleotide adenylyltransferase — protein MPHIERSSIVGLFGGSFNPPHVGHLLVAKTAIRRLRLDQLWWMVTPGNPLKDCIQLPSVHERMRLSFELIDHPKIRVSGFEKKIGSTISVETIAHILARYRGIRFVWVIGADTLATFHHWHRWRDIISMLPIAIVDRPWVRTPALSSPVARTYRYFRLDERKSALLPFMSPPAWTYLHGPLSFQSSTQLRLKENNFS, from the coding sequence ATGCCACATATCGAAAGGTCGAGTATTGTTGGCCTATTTGGTGGTTCATTCAATCCACCGCATGTGGGACATCTTCTTGTTGCAAAAACTGCAATTCGGCGTTTACGTCTTGATCAATTGTGGTGGATGGTAACTCCAGGAAATCCTTTAAAAGATTGTATACAATTACCATCTGTACACGAAAGAATGCGACTAAGTTTTGAGCTTATTGATCATCCAAAGATTCGTGTCAGTGGTTTTGAGAAGAAGATAGGCAGCACGATATCGGTCGAAACGATTGCTCATATTCTTGCACGCTATAGAGGGATACGTTTTGTATGGGTTATAGGTGCAGATACTTTAGCGACGTTTCATCATTGGCATCGGTGGCGTGATATTATATCTATGCTTCCTATTGCGATTGTTGATCGTCCTTGGGTACGTACGCCAGCGCTTTCTTCTCCTGTGGCACGAACTTACCGTTATTTTCGTTTGGATGAAAGAAAAAGTGCACTTTTACCTTTTATGTCGCCACCGGCTTGGACTTATTTGCATGGACCTTTATCTTTTCAGAGTTCAACACAGCTTCGCTTAAAAGAAAATAATTTTTCTTGA
- the rsfS gene encoding ribosome silencing factor: MIRKDIDLENNSQKRHHVAEVLVKEKFFLVSDGLKIILDSLENAKAEDIVSIDVQGKSSLADYVVIASARSQRHVSAIADHLLSTWKDSGYGKAKVEGLSTGDWVLIDTGDIIVHLFRPEIRAFYNLEKIWLTPNLDDIKTIVFGDN, translated from the coding sequence ATGATAAGAAAGGATATCGACCTGGAAAATAATTCACAAAAACGCCATCATGTCGCAGAAGTACTGGTAAAAGAAAAATTCTTTTTAGTATCTGATGGTCTTAAAATTATTCTCGATAGTTTAGAAAATGCAAAAGCAGAAGATATTGTTTCTATTGATGTTCAGGGCAAATCATCTTTAGCTGATTATGTCGTTATTGCTTCGGCGCGTTCGCAACGTCATGTATCAGCTATTGCTGATCATTTGTTATCGACTTGGAAAGATAGTGGATACGGCAAGGCAAAAGTGGAAGGGCTTTCTACGGGTGATTGGGTATTAATTGATACGGGAGATATTATAGTTCACCTTTTTCGTCCAGAAATTCGTGCTTTTTATAATTTAGAAAAAATATGGCTTACTCCAAATTTGGACGATATAAAGACGATTGTCTTTGGAGACAATTGA
- the rlmH gene encoding 23S rRNA (pseudouridine(1915)-N(3))-methyltransferase RlmH: MQISIFAVGRMKKGAEQTLTHRYLDRFSKSAGVAGFHFKKMQEISESRAQTACQRMEEEGAKLFEALPEKCRLIVLDERGKLIPSFAFAEKLAFYRDEGIRDLIIALGGPDGHSERVRNRADFLLSFGLMTWPHQIARILLTEQLYRAVTIMSHHPYHRF; the protein is encoded by the coding sequence ATGCAAATTTCTATTTTTGCTGTTGGACGCATGAAAAAAGGAGCTGAGCAGACATTAACTCATCGTTATTTAGATCGTTTTTCGAAAAGTGCTGGAGTTGCTGGATTTCATTTTAAAAAAATGCAAGAAATATCAGAAAGTCGGGCTCAAACAGCATGTCAGCGTATGGAAGAGGAAGGTGCAAAACTTTTTGAAGCTTTGCCTGAAAAGTGCCGATTAATTGTATTAGATGAGCGTGGAAAATTAATTCCATCATTTGCTTTTGCTGAAAAGTTAGCATTTTATCGCGACGAGGGTATTCGTGATTTAATAATCGCTTTAGGAGGGCCTGATGGACATAGTGAGCGCGTTAGAAATCGCGCTGACTTTCTTTTATCTTTTGGTTTGATGACATGGCCGCATCAAATTGCACGTATATTACTTACAGAACAGCTTTATCGGGCTGTAACAATTATGAGTCATCATCCATATCACCGTTTTTAG
- a CDS encoding murein hydrolase activator EnvC family protein, which translates to MKRCNILYKPYMMFMVLMLSIGFYSSVSYAEDNDSRETAHKMLIEIRQNISVLRERISFLNRQVIRLKKDQRTLTDELIKVAKEEHDIENNITERKKKLEELIKQQAQVHQNLKNSRTEFTEVLAILERMGLNPPPAIIVSPEDILISIRSSVLLGAVIPKMQEKTLVLSANLKKLTNLSYFITAECTALRNEIQNQAEQRKHLELLLSEKAKLQKKSEKELIEQQQKNRVLSKKAQSLEELILQLEHESQFSVDSSTQMQKNIQLLKKLNFESQKGSLLLPVSGKKIQRFNSSSHATRFGEIIETEPAALVTTPADALVAFAGTFRSYGQIIILNVGSGYHIILAGMEKINVTQGQFVFAGEPLGVMSTQFVASTVTLDIGKNALMLYIEFRKDGKPVNPTPWWRTEKLKRDKNDS; encoded by the coding sequence ATGAAAAGATGCAATATTTTATATAAGCCATACATGATGTTTATGGTACTGATGTTAAGTATAGGGTTTTACTCATCTGTATCGTATGCTGAAGATAATGATAGTCGTGAAACAGCGCATAAAATGTTGATAGAAATTCGTCAAAATATTTCTGTATTACGTGAGCGTATTTCTTTTCTTAATCGTCAAGTTATTCGTTTAAAAAAAGATCAACGTACTTTAACTGATGAATTAATCAAAGTGGCTAAGGAAGAACATGATATAGAAAATAATATTACTGAAAGGAAAAAAAAGCTTGAAGAACTTATAAAGCAGCAGGCACAAGTACACCAAAATTTAAAGAATAGTCGCACTGAATTTACGGAAGTGTTAGCTATTTTAGAACGGATGGGACTAAATCCACCTCCTGCTATTATAGTAAGCCCTGAAGATATATTGATTTCTATACGCAGTTCTGTTCTATTGGGAGCTGTCATTCCTAAGATGCAGGAGAAAACGCTTGTTTTGTCAGCTAATCTCAAGAAATTAACCAATTTGAGCTATTTTATTACTGCTGAATGTACAGCTTTAAGAAATGAAATACAAAATCAAGCTGAGCAGCGGAAACATTTAGAGCTTTTATTAAGTGAAAAAGCAAAATTACAAAAAAAATCGGAAAAAGAACTTATAGAGCAACAACAAAAAAATCGAGTTCTTTCTAAGAAAGCTCAGTCTTTAGAAGAATTAATTTTACAGCTTGAGCATGAGTCACAGTTTAGCGTGGATTCATCAACACAAATGCAGAAGAATATTCAATTATTAAAAAAGCTTAATTTTGAGAGTCAAAAAGGTTCTTTACTTTTACCTGTATCTGGAAAAAAAATTCAACGATTTAATAGTAGTTCTCATGCTACGCGCTTTGGTGAAATAATTGAAACAGAACCAGCGGCTTTGGTAACAACCCCTGCAGATGCTCTTGTTGCTTTTGCTGGAACATTCCGTTCTTATGGGCAGATAATCATTCTTAATGTTGGAAGCGGTTATCATATCATTCTTGCTGGGATGGAAAAAATAAACGTGACTCAAGGACAATTTGTTTTTGCGGGTGAGCCTCTTGGGGTGATGAGTACACAATTTGTTGCAAGTACAGTTACATTAGATATAGGTAAAAATGCTCTAATGCTTTACATTGAGTTTAGAAAAGATGGAAAACCTGTGAATCCAACCCCTTGGTGGCGGACTGAAAAATTGAAGAGGGACAAAAATGATTCGTAA
- a CDS encoding S41 family peptidase — MIRKVIFLIVGVLLSASSMVVVQSVSANNENNTYKQLAIFGDIFERVRAQYVTVPDDKKLVENAINGMLSSLDPHSSYMDAEKAKDMRDSTKGEFGGLGIEVTMEKNLIKVVSPIDDTPASKAGILAGDIISKIDGKETNGQTLSEAVNKMRGAVGTPITLTIIRSGVDEPLEIKIVRDIIKVKAVKYRIENDIGYLRLIQFSEQTFVNLKAAIKEIQSKIPQNNLKGYVLDLRLNPGGLLDQAVSVSDAFLNTGEIVSTRGRKKNDVMRFDAKQGDITNGKPLIVLINGGSASASEIVAGALQDHRRATILGTQSFGKGSVQTIIPLGENGALRLTTALYYTPSGASIQGTGITPDIIVEQPLPEKYKNYNVTLGESELKGHIKGKRESDKGSGSAAFVPKDPKDDVQLNQAYKLLRGEIVNAAFPPDPNKGILK; from the coding sequence ATGATTCGTAAAGTTATTTTTTTAATCGTTGGGGTGTTGCTCAGTGCTAGCTCAATGGTTGTCGTACAGTCTGTTTCTGCAAATAATGAAAATAATACTTATAAACAGTTGGCCATATTTGGTGATATTTTTGAACGAGTGCGAGCCCAATATGTGACAGTTCCGGATGATAAAAAGCTTGTTGAAAATGCTATCAATGGTATGCTTTCATCTCTTGATCCACATTCGTCTTACATGGATGCTGAGAAAGCCAAGGACATGAGGGATTCTACTAAGGGGGAATTTGGTGGTCTTGGTATTGAGGTGACTATGGAGAAAAACTTAATAAAAGTTGTATCTCCGATAGATGATACACCTGCTTCAAAAGCAGGTATTTTAGCAGGGGATATTATTTCAAAAATTGATGGCAAAGAAACGAACGGGCAAACATTGAGTGAAGCTGTCAATAAAATGCGGGGTGCTGTTGGAACACCAATTACGCTGACAATTATTCGCTCTGGTGTTGATGAACCGCTAGAGATTAAGATTGTGCGTGATATCATAAAGGTAAAAGCGGTGAAATATCGTATTGAAAATGATATTGGTTATTTGAGACTCATTCAGTTTAGTGAACAAACTTTTGTTAATCTTAAAGCTGCAATTAAAGAGATTCAGTCTAAAATTCCTCAAAATAATTTAAAAGGGTATGTTCTTGATTTACGGCTTAATCCTGGTGGTTTATTAGATCAGGCTGTAAGTGTTTCAGATGCTTTTCTCAATACAGGTGAGATTGTATCGACACGTGGTCGCAAAAAAAATGACGTGATGAGGTTTGATGCTAAGCAAGGTGATATAACTAATGGGAAACCTCTTATTGTTCTTATTAATGGTGGTTCAGCTAGTGCCTCTGAAATTGTTGCAGGTGCTTTACAAGATCACCGTCGCGCTACAATTTTAGGAACACAGTCTTTTGGTAAAGGATCTGTTCAAACTATTATTCCTTTGGGTGAAAATGGTGCTTTACGCTTAACGACAGCGCTGTATTACACGCCATCTGGAGCATCAATTCAAGGAACCGGAATTACTCCAGATATTATTGTAGAACAGCCATTACCTGAAAAATATAAGAATTATAATGTAACGCTTGGTGAATCTGAGTTAAAAGGACATATTAAAGGGAAAAGAGAAAGTGATAAAGGGTCTGGTTCAGCTGCTTTTGTTCCGAAGGATCCTAAAGATGATGTTCAGTTGAATCAAGCCTATAAACTTTTACGAGGTGAAATAGTAAATGCAGCATTTCCGCCAGATCCTAATAAAGGTATTTTAAAGTAA
- a CDS encoding RNA pyrophosphohydrolase — translation MDTIVDFKVLPYRKGVGMLVFNHEGKVWIGRRLMTFTYANTDISKLWQLPQGGIDEGENPLDAARRELYEETGIRSIKLIKEARDWFSYDFPQELIGHVLDSKYRGQIQKWFAFQFMGELSEITINPPPDGNKAEFNQWKWVNLEALPSLVISFKKHVYIQVVNEFRNSFRYL, via the coding sequence ATGGATACAATTGTAGATTTCAAAGTTCTTCCTTATCGGAAAGGCGTTGGAATGCTTGTATTTAATCATGAAGGTAAAGTTTGGATTGGACGCCGTTTGATGACGTTTACTTATGCAAACACTGATATATCTAAACTTTGGCAGTTACCTCAAGGAGGAATTGATGAGGGTGAAAATCCACTAGATGCAGCACGACGTGAACTTTATGAAGAGACAGGTATTCGATCGATAAAGTTAATTAAAGAAGCACGAGATTGGTTCTCTTATGATTTTCCACAAGAACTTATTGGGCACGTATTGGATAGTAAATATCGTGGACAAATACAAAAATGGTTTGCTTTTCAGTTTATGGGAGAGCTTTCTGAAATCACAATTAATCCCCCACCTGATGGTAATAAAGCAGAATTTAATCAGTGGAAATGGGTTAATTTAGAAGCACTTCCATCACTTGTTATTTCTTTTAAGAAACATGTTTATATACAAGTTGTTAATGAGTTTCGAAATAGTTTTAGATATTTATGA
- a CDS encoding invasion associated locus B family protein encodes MKKLLNFFVISALLSISPVAFAQNSKPIAKPSVTTLPNGASSLTETYDLWSVNCGIQEGKKVCFMLRQEVNDQNRVVVAMNVVLDADDVVSGNLTVPFGILVSKPIRLHVDDSKTVIETGVRTCVPAGCVVPIIFDKSFVAALRTGKQLKLSMTVAGPGEPPLNDLFVQLNGFGDALNRLIILQK; translated from the coding sequence ATGAAAAAATTACTAAATTTCTTTGTAATTTCTGCGTTATTAAGTATTTCTCCTGTAGCATTTGCCCAGAATTCAAAACCAATTGCTAAACCTTCTGTAACTACGTTACCAAATGGTGCTTCTTCATTAACAGAGACGTATGATTTGTGGAGCGTTAACTGTGGTATACAGGAAGGAAAGAAAGTTTGTTTCATGCTCCGTCAGGAAGTTAATGACCAGAATCGTGTTGTAGTGGCGATGAATGTTGTGCTTGATGCTGATGACGTTGTGTCTGGGAATTTAACGGTCCCTTTTGGTATTTTAGTTTCTAAGCCCATTCGTTTACATGTAGATGATTCAAAAACTGTTATTGAAACCGGTGTCCGGACTTGTGTGCCAGCAGGTTGTGTTGTTCCTATAATTTTTGATAAAAGTTTTGTGGCAGCTTTACGCACTGGAAAGCAGTTGAAATTATCTATGACGGTTGCTGGTCCAGGTGAACCACCTTTGAATGATTTGTTCGTTCAACTGAATGGTTTTGGCGATGCGCTTAATCGTTTAATTATCTTGCAAAAGTGA
- a CDS encoding YggT family protein gives MIYALLQVIDLILSIYVAILVANAVFSWLCAFNIINTHNSFVTMIGNFLYCATEPILSRIRYFLPNFGAVDISPLIVFLIIYFIRIFMWRAYVGLFL, from the coding sequence ATGATCTATGCATTGCTTCAAGTTATTGATCTCATTCTCAGTATTTATGTTGCTATTTTGGTAGCCAATGCTGTCTTTTCTTGGCTTTGTGCATTTAATATAATAAATACGCATAATTCCTTTGTTACAATGATAGGGAATTTTCTTTATTGCGCTACAGAGCCGATTTTAAGTCGTATCCGGTATTTTTTGCCAAATTTTGGAGCAGTTGATATTTCACCTCTTATAGTATTTCTGATTATTTATTTTATTCGTATTTTTATGTGGCGAGCTTATGTAGGTTTATTCTTATAA